In Solanum lycopersicum chromosome 5, SLM_r2.1, the following are encoded in one genomic region:
- the LOC101267311 gene encoding inorganic phosphate transporter 2-1, chloroplastic: MTSSYSLCSIRNSTKFVANNSNLFFPRQRLCVFTNETQFPKKDFLVLKPQTCCFSFLRLKKSSFKHPFAALSSFAESDDEKGENFEIKSHQENTISSEDEDELPGMAQAFHISSRTASAISICIALAALILPFFMKSLGQGLGFKYKILSYVTILFGFYMAWNIGANDVANAMGTSVGSGALSLRQAVVMAGVLEFSGALLMGTHVTNTMQKGILVANVFQGKDTLLFAGLLSSLAAAGTWLQVASYYGLPVSTTHCIVGSMVGFGLVYGGTGAVFWSSLARVISSWVISPLLGAVVSFLVYKCIRRFVYSARNPGKAAATAAPISVFLGVTGISFVALPLSKTLNLALGQAITCGAISAFAVDRIIRGQLGHLLAKASSKEPEEPETTDTKNIGFLSDIAGPKGTQLKIVYGVFGYMQVLSACFMSFAHGGNDVSNAIGPLAAALSILQGGLSAADIVIPNDVLAWGGFGIVAGLTMWGYRVIATIGKKITELTPTRGFAAEFAAASVVLCASKLGLPISGTHTLVGAVMGVGFARGFNSVRAETVREIATSWAVTIPAGATFAVIYTWIFTKLLSYLL; the protein is encoded by the exons aTGACTTCTTCCTACTCTTTATGTTCTATTAGAAACTCTACTAAATTTGTAGCTAATAATTCTAATCTTTTCTTTCCAAGACAGAGGCTTTGTGTGTTTACCAATGAAACTCAGTTTCCCAAGAAAGATTTTCTTGTACTCAAGCCACAAACatgttgtttttcatttttgagaCTGAAAAAATCCAGCTTTAAACACCCTTTTGCTGCTTTATCATCTTTTGCTGAATCAGATGATGAAAAAGGTGAGAACTTTGAAATCAAATCCCACCAAGAAAATACTATTTCCTCTGAGGATGAAGATGAGTTACCTGGAATGGCACAAGCTTTTCATATATCTTCAAGAACAGCTTCTGCTATATCAATATGCATTGCATTAGCTGCACTGATTTTGCCATTTTTCATGAAGTCATTGGGTCAAGGATTGGGATTCAAGTACAAAATTTTGTCATATGTAACAATCTTGTTTGGTTTTTACATGGCTTGGAATATTGGAGCTAATGATGTGGCAAATGCCATGGGAACTTCTGTTGGTTCAGGGGCGTTGAGTCTCCGACAAGCCGTTGTCATGGCTGGTGTTCTTGAATTTTCAGGGGCACTGTTAATGGGAACACATGTTACTAATACAATGCAGAAGGGTATTCTTGTGGCTAATGTTTTCCAAGGAAAAGATACTTTACTATTTGCTGGTCTGCTTTCTTCCTTGGCTGCTGCAGGGACATGGTTGCAG GTTGCATCATATTATGGTTTGCCAGTATCCACAACACATTGTATTGTAGGATCCATGGTTGGTTTTGGTCTTGTTTATGGGGGAACTGGTGCAGTCTTTTGGAGTTCACTGGCAAGGGTAATTTCCTCATGGGTTATCTCACCTTTACTGGGAGCAGTGGTGTCCTTTCTCGTGTACAAATGCATACGGAGG TTTGTGTACAGTGCTCGGAACCCAGGAAAAGCGGCTGCAACAGCTGCACCAATTTCTGTCTTTCTTGGTGTCACTGGAATCTCTTTCGTAGCTCTCCCTTTGAGCAAGActttgaatctagctcttggccAGGCTATAACTTGTGGCGCCATTAGTGCATTTGCAGTTGACAGGATCATCCGGGGCCAACTTGGCCACCTCCTGGCCAAGGCCAGTTCAAAAGAACCAGAAGAACCAGAAACTACTGACACTAAAAACATTGGATTTCTTTCAGACATTGCAGGTCCTAAAGGAACACAACTGAAAATAGTTTATGGCGTTTTTGGCTATATGCAAGTCTTATCAGCCTGCTTCATGTCATTTGCTCATGGTGGAAATGATGTCTCCAATGCAATAGGGCCATTGGCTGCAGCATTATCCATTCTTCAAGGTGGGCTCAGTGCAGCTGATATTGTTATTCCAAATGATGTTCTAGCATGGGGAGGCTTTGGAATTGTGGCAGGACTAACAATGTGGGGATACAGAGTGATTGCAACTATTGGAAAGAAGATAACAGAATTAACACCCACCAGGGGATTTGCAGCTGAGTTTGCAGCCGCATCTGTGGTTTTGTGCGCGTCCAAGCTGGGCTTACCAATCTCAGGCACACATACCTTGGTGGGAGCAGTCATGGGTGTTGGTTTTGCTCGAGGATTTAACAGTGTAAGAGCAGAGACAGTGAGAGAGATTGCAACTTCCTGGGCAGTGACAATTCCAGCTGGTGCTACCTTTGCTGTTATTTACACATGGATATTCACTAAGCTCTTGTCATACTTGCTCTGA